In the genome of Candoia aspera isolate rCanAsp1 chromosome 1, rCanAsp1.hap2, whole genome shotgun sequence, one region contains:
- the DHRS1 gene encoding dehydrogenase/reductase SDR family member 1, translating to MAPATRPLSGRICVVTGASRGIGKGIALQLSEAGATVYITARHREALERAAGEVQGRGGKCVPVVCDSSQEEDVAALFERVQREQAGRLDVLVNSAFSGVSSIAQEIGVPFWESAASLWDQINDAGLRGHYFCTVYAARLMVPAGRGLIVIISSPGGLRYMFDVPYGVGKAASDRLAADCAVELRDFGVACVALWPGLVRTETVMQQADGAKSLFKDLSERLAATGETPEVSGKCVVALASDPQVMRHSGKVVLSPDLARLYRFKDVDGRDIYNYVSVRNVLTGLMPKLSFLFWFIPPFITLPKWALALYSSRFAVYPSIVPADLKSVKKD from the coding sequence ATGGCCCCGGCTACCAGGCCTCTGTCGGGACGTATCTGCGTGGTGACCGGCGCCTCGCGGGGCATCGGGAAAGGCATCGCGCTGCAGCTGTCGGAGGCGGGAGCCACCGTGTATATCACGGCCCGGCATCGGGAAGCTCTGGAGCGAGCGGCGGGGGAGGTGCAAGGCCGGGGCGGGAAGTGCGTGCCGGTGGTGTGCGACTCTTCCCAAGAGGAGGATGTGGCGGCGCTGTTCGAGCGCGTCCAGCGGGAGCAAGCCGGCCGCCTGGACGTTTTGGTCAACAGCGCTTTCTCCGGGGTGAGCTCCATCGCCCAAGAGATAGGTGTGCCCTTCTGGGAAAGCGCAGCGTCCCTCTGGGACCAGATCAACGACGCAGGCTTGAGAGGCCACTATTTCTGCACGGTTTATGCTGCCCGGCTCATGGTGCCCGCCGGGCGTGGGCTCATTGTCATCATCTCCTCGCCCGGTGGGCTGCGGTACATGTTCGACGTCCCGTACGGGGTGGGCAAGGCTGCCTCCGACCGCCTGGCGGCCGACTGTGCGGTCGAACTGCGCGACTTCGGCGTGGCCTGCGTGGCCCTCTGGCCCGGGCTCGTTCGCACCGAAACAGTCATGCAGCAAGCGGACGGTGCCAAGTCATTGTTCAAGGACCTGTCGGAGCGACTGGCCGCCACGGGAGAGACTCCCGAAGTGAGCGGGAAATGCGTGGTGGCCCTGGCCTCCGACCCCCAGGTCATGCGGCACAGCGGCAAAGTGGTGCTCAGCCCGGACCTTGCCCGCCTCTACCGGTTCAAGGACGTGGATGGACGAGACATCTACAACTATGTTTCGGTTCGGAACGTCCTTACCGGACTGATGCCCAAACTGTCTTTCCTTTTCTGGTTCATTCCCCCCTTTATCACCTTGCCTAAGTGGGCCCTTGCTCTTTATTCCAGCAGGTTTGCAGTGTACCCATCCATTGTGCCAGCTGATCTTAAATCAGTTAAAAAAGACTGA